CTGAGCGCAGTCGACCCAGGGTTCGCTGGCTGCTGGTGCGCCAGGTGCCGGTGACGGTGCCGGCGATGTTATGCAGCGACTCTTCTGCTTGCAACAGACAAAATTGAATCGAGCGGGGAAATTCGCGGTTGAGAATCAAGAACTTGGTGACGCCGATGGGGGTGATGCGATACTGGCACTTGCGGTACATCTCGTAGGCACTGGCGGATTTCAGCAGGGCAATCCACTGCAGGTCATCGAGGGGAGAGCCGACGTCGCTGACTTCCGGCAGCAGAATGAAGTATTTGACGTCTAGGATGCGGGCGGTCTTGTCGGCCCGTTCTAGCAATCGTCCTAATTGGCCGAAGTGCCAACCTTCGTTGTGGGCCATGGTGGCGTCCATTACCCCGGCAAAGAGATGGCTAGCCATTTTGACTTCCGGGAAGAAGCTGTGCAAATCCGAGAGGGAGCCGTTGTCGGCGGCCTCTTTCACCATCAGATAAAAGGCATTCACCTGCTCCCACATTTCTGAGGAGATGATCTCACGGACCGAGCGGGCGTTTTCTCGGGCCGCCCGTAGGCAAGAAATGACCGAGTTGGGATAGCTGCGGTCGAAGGTGAGAAAGCGCAGCACATTGTCGGCGGTGGCCTCGCCATAGCGTTCCTTGAAAATCTTTTGGTCGCCGGTGATCACCACCAGGGGGTCCCATTGCTGTTGCATGCCGATGGGGGCGTCCATCAGCAAATTGAGATTAACGTCGACAAAGCGGGCCACGTTTTCGGCCCGTTCTACATAGCGGTTCATCCAGTAGATGGAATCGGCGACTCGGCTGAGCATGGCTTAGAGATTGAGTGCAATCGGTGACGTGGGCGGAATCCGGGGGGTATATTCTGCGGTGGAAGTAATGCCTCTATTGACTAGCGCGGCAAGGCTGCACTTATCGGGATTTTCCTTTCTGCCTTGCCTTCTACCTTTCGTAACTAAGTGGCCCCCTGTGCGGTCGGCTTAGCCTTTGGCGGCTTTCAGGACCCAGGTATCTTTGCTGCCGCCTCCCTGGGAGGAGTTGACCACTAGGGAGCCCCGGCGCAGCGCTACCCGGGTCAGACCGCCCGGGTTGACGTAGATATCTTTGCCATAGACGATGTAGGGGCGCAGATCCACGTGGCAGCCTTGGAACTGGTCGCTTACCAGGGTCGGCACCCGCGATAGGCAGAGGGTGGGCTGGGCGATATAGCCGCGAGGATGGGCTTGAATGCGACGGGCAAATTCTTCGCGCTCCTCGGGGCTGGCTTGGGGCCCCACCAACATGCCATAGCCACCGGAGGCGTTGGTGGCTTTCACCACCAGTTGGTCAATCTGGCTGAGGACGTGATGCTGTTGTTTGGGCTCTTCGCACAGATAGGTGGGCACGTTGGGAATGATTTGCTCTTCGCCTAGGTAGTAGCGCACCATCTCGGGTACGTAGGCATAGACCAATTTA
This portion of the Halomicronema hongdechloris C2206 genome encodes:
- a CDS encoding alpha-E domain-containing protein; translation: MLSRVADSIYWMNRYVERAENVARFVDVNLNLLMDAPIGMQQQWDPLVVITGDQKIFKERYGEATADNVLRFLTFDRSYPNSVISCLRAARENARSVREIISSEMWEQVNAFYLMVKEAADNGSLSDLHSFFPEVKMASHLFAGVMDATMAHNEGWHFGQLGRLLERADKTARILDVKYFILLPEVSDVGSPLDDLQWIALLKSASAYEMYRKCQYRITPIGVTKFLILNREFPRSIQFCLLQAEESLHNIAGTVTGTWRTSSQRTLGRLRSELDYTTIDEVVQAGMHEFLDNLQSRLNDVGHKIFDDFFSLQTV